In Rosa rugosa chromosome 4, drRosRugo1.1, whole genome shotgun sequence, the genomic stretch GTGTTCACCTGATCATGAAAACTATGCTCAATTGCCGTTAGCTGTAAATTTAatagtgaaaaataaaataactatATTTACCATTGAATGATTTACATCTGAGGGGGTGGTTAAGCTCCCGGTATTACGGTAAACTAGAGAAAGTGGGTTACGTGGCGGATATCTAGTGGTTGCATGTATGACACTTGCCGAACCCACCAGAGTGAAACGCGTCCATTGGAAAAGTACACAACGTGGCATCAAGTCTTTCCCAGAACACAATCATAAAATTCCAAAAAAACCAACCCGAAAATCTATCCAAATATCCCAATAAAATCCCAGCCCTCCATTCCCCCCAATCCAACGGCCACCTCCCCCCTCGTATCCCAAACATGATCCCCCCAAAAACATAAACCTTCACACTCCCCCACCTCCCACTCACTCTCCTCTCTGCTCCACCTCCACCGCCCAAAATGGCCTCCATTGCTCTCAAGTCCTTCGTCGGCCTCCGCCAATCCACCCTCGAAAACCCCAGCTTCACCTCCCAGTCAAAGCCCATTTCCTCATTCCCATCATCACCGCGCACTTTCCGCGTCCTCGCTGCGAAAACCAGCCCCAAAGTAGCTGGCCGCAACCTCCGCGTCGCCGTCATCGGCGGCGGCCCAGCAGGCGGCGCCGCCGCAGAGACGCTGGCGAAGGGCGGAGTCGAGACGTTTCTGATTGAGCGGAAAATGGACAACTGCAAGCCCTGCGGCGGAGCTATCCCGCTCTGCATGGTGGGGGAGTTTGACCTGCCGTTGGATATCATTGACCGGAGAGTCACCAAGATGAAGATGATATCGCCGTCGAATGTGGCGGTGGATATCGGGCAGACGCTGAAGCCGCACGAGTACATTGGGATGGTGCGGCGAGAAGTGCTGGATAATTACCTGAGGAACAGGGCTAGTGAGAATGGGGCGAGTGTGATTAATGGGTTGTTTTTGAAGATGGATAGTCCGAGTCAGGGGGACGGGACCTCGCCGTATGTGTTGCATTATACTGAGTATGACGGCAAGGCCGGCGGGGTTGGTGTGAAGAAGACTTTGGAGGTTGATGCTGTGATTGGAGCTGATGGGGCTAATTCCAGAGTGGCTAAGTCCATTGATGCCGGTGATTATGAGTACGCGATTGCGTTTCAGGTATTGGTTTGATTTGAAGTTGGGTTTTGCATGTAGCAGGAAGTTAATTACGTGCTATCTAATTAAAGAGAATAGCTAGTCTGAGCAGTGAATTAGCTAATTTAGTGTCAAAATTAGTTTAAAGCTTTAGTGCTTGTGGGTACGTTTCTAAAAGAAGTGCTTTGGGAGAAAGCACTTGCATTTCTAAAGGTTGCATTGCTGAAGATATATGATAGTTGTTTAAACACTCAACAGCTAGCAATAGTGACATGCTCAATTGGTTCGCGCGGTATTTGATTCATTCTTGATTTTTGTGTGTTTCAGGAGAGGATCAAGATCCCTGATGACAAAATGGTGTACTACGAGAACTTGGCAGAGATGTATGTAGGTGATGATGTCTCGCCAGACTTTTACGGGTGGGTGTTCCCCAAGTGTGATCATGTTGCAGTTGGAACAGGTACTGTGACTCACAAAGGAGACATCAAGAAGTTCCAGCTAGCAACAAGAAACCGAGCCAAGGACAAGATTTTAGGCGGAAAGATTCTACGAGTGGAGGCACATCCGATCCCTGAACACCCCCGCCCAAGAAGGCTAGCCGGGAGAGTAGCACTGGTCGGTGATGCAGCCGGGTATGTCACCAAATGCTCGGGTGAAGGTATCTACTTTGCAGCAAAGAGTGGAAGGATGTGTGCCGAGGCCATTGTTGAGGGATCAGAGAATGGGAAGAGGATGATAAACGAAGGGGACTTGAGGAACTATTTGGAGAAGTGGGACAAGACTTACTGGCCGACTTACAAGGTGCTCGATATCTTGCAGAAGGTGTTTTACAGGTCGAACCCGGCGAGAGAAGCGTTTGTGGAGATGTGTGCAGATGAGTATGTGCAGAAGATGACCTTTGATAGTTATTTGTACAAAAGGGTGGTGCCTGGGAACCCATGGGAGGATTTGAAGTTGGCTGTGAATACCATTGGGAGCTTGGTTAGGGCTAATGCACTTAAGCAAGAGATGGAAAAAATCAGTGCCTAGAAAGGAAGCAGTGTAATTTTTCTAATTAAAGGTCTTATGTAATATCAAGTACTATCTCATTGGAACCAAGATTGAGTGTAATTTTATATTGTATTACAAAGCCTAAGAGAATTTGTAGTTATAATGTATGCGTTAATCAAGATGATGAATGGTTTTGTGGAATGTGAGAAAGAGGTTGCTAAAATAAAGGATGGATGGTAATGACATAGATTCTCTGAGTTGGGTTTGTTGCTTCAGAACTATGAGACAATTCCCAAATACAAGAGGGGCATCAGTTTTGGACATCCAAAGCCCAGTTGAATTCAGCACCCAAACCGAGTTGGGCCTCCCCACTGATATGGGCACCCTCTCATTTAATTGCGGCTGAAACCTCCGCTGTACAACTTCTCGCCGCCAAATTTTCAGACCGGAGTGCCCATCTCCGGCTAGAACTGCTCTCCCAACTGTCAACGCCACATTACCGTCGTGGACAGGATGTTTCTTTTCTACCTTGATTGTTCTAGACCCGCAAGCATCATGCGATGGCCATAGCCTTCGGACCCCTCCAATTCTGGCACCGGTCCACCCAGCCAATCATGACTTTTTAAGACCCGCCCCGATCAAACCTAGCCCCAAAGACACCACCAAAATTGAGAccggtttcatttttttttttttttgaataaaaggctggtgcggctgccctcaagccttgattaatgaaacagtCGAATACAATGGGGGGACATTGAGACCGGTTTCATTTTATTACAAGACAACAAAATTGAGAATTACATAAACAAAAGTTAGGTACCCGAATCCCATTTTGGAAGAGGTGATTTCATATAGTTGGAAAGTGAATCTATAGcttttcctttcattttcttGTACCTAAAAATTGACAAGAAAAGgtgacaaaaagaagaaaagttcTTGGCTAGACTAATCGTGGCCGTCGATAGCAATTTTAGagaaggaaaggaacaaatataGAAGAAAGAGTTTGGTAGGTGTGTTGAAAAAACGGGGTGGATTCGTCCGAGGCCCATCGACGGAGTTTCACAAACAGAACCCAACAAGACTACAAACTTTTTTTCACTCCATATATTCCTTCCTCATTTCGCCTTCCAGACTCGTCTCTGAGCTCTCCCTCTATCTGGTTGCTGTGGCCGTTCAACTGCTCCAAAGGTCAGCCTCCCCTACTTCTCCAATCTTATGTCATTTGTCTTCTGTTTATGAgattgatttggttttttttgtcATGTTATGGATCTGTGAGGGTTTGGTTTCAGATCTGGTGGGGCCTTGTTTGGTTTTACAATCTCCAAGCTCTAATCTTTTTGTGCATTTCTTGCTTCTGAAACTCAAATTTCATTGCAATTGTGAAGAGGAATTGTCTTAGTAATGTTTGTTGATTGTAAAGATCGTTGCTTTTTTGTGATATTTGATTTGGGTATTTGTCCAAGTTCAATTAAGATGTAAAAATCTGTGCTTTTTTGTTTCTGGTATTGGATTTAGGGTAATTCTGTGCTTTTTTGTGTGTTATTGAATGCAAGTTTCGATATTCTGGTGTAATACAGGGTGTGAGAAATGgcagcaacagcagcagcagctaccTTTTCCGTCGGAACCACATGTTCCGTTGGCCGGAAAGGAGTCTCAACCCCACAATCGAAGCCTTGTGCTTTGAGGTTCACCACCCAGAATCCTCTTAAGAGTTTCAGTGGCCTTAAGGCAACAAGTGGATCGTTCGCTTGCGAATCTGAGTCATCATTCTTTGGCAAGGAAAGCACTGCAGCTATTCGAGCTTCTTATGCTCTGAAAGCCCAGAAGGAAGCCTCGGTGGTTCAGCAGCCGCAGGCGTCTTACAAAGTAGCTGTTCTTGGAGCTGCTGGTGGGATTGGCCAGCCCTTGGCTCTTCTCATCAAGATGTCCCCTTTGGTGTCTTCCCTGCATTTGTACGATATTGCAAATGTCAAGGGTGTTGCGGCTGATCTCAGTCACTGCAACACTCCCTCCCAGGTTCTGGATTTCACCGGAGCTGATGAGTTGGCTAAATCTTTGAAAGGTGTGGATGTGGTTGTCATTCCTGCTGGAGTTCCAAGGAAGCCTGGCATGACCCGTGATGATCTCTTTAACATCAATGCCGGCATTGTGAAGACCTTGATTGAGGCTGTTGCTGATAACTGCCCAGATGCTTTCATTCACATCATCAGTAACCCAGTTAACTCTACTGTGCCTATTGCGGCTGAGGTTCTGAAGCAGAAGGGTGTTTATAACCCAAAGAAGCTCTTTGGTGTTTCTACTTTGGATGTTGTGAGGGCTAACACATTTGTTGCTCAGAAGAAGAATCTGAAATTGATTGATGTTGATGTCCCAGTTGTTGGGGGACATGCTGGAATAACTATACTGCCATTGCTGTCGAAGACAAAACCCTCAGTCAGCCTCAGTGATGAAGAAGTTGCAGAGCTGACTGTTAGGATTCAGAATGCTGGAACTGAAGTTGTGGAGGCGAAGGCAGGTGCTGGGTCTGCAACATTGTCAATGGCATATGCTGCAGCTAGATTTGTTGAGTCGTCTCTCCGTGCGCTAGATGGAGACAGCGATGTCTATGAGTGCTCTTATGTGGATTCAAATCTGACTGAGCTTCCGTTCTTTGCTTCAAGAATTAAGATTGGAAAGGAAGGAGTTGAAGCTTTAATACCGTCTGACCTTCAGGGTCTAACAGAGTATGAGCAAAAGGCTCTTGAAGCACTGAAGCCAGAACTGAAAGCCAGCATTGAGAAGGGTATTGCATTTGCCAACAAGCAAACAGTGGCTGCCTAGATTGCTAGCATCTGAACCTCCTCCTCATTCTAATGCATGCTTTACAGAGGGATATACAGAAATCTGGTTATTTTTTCTTCGAATTTAGCTTTGCATCagtactttcaattttgtagAATGAAGTTTATTTCATTCCATTTTTCTATGTCGAAGCACTTTGGGGAGGAAATATAGAGTTGCTTCTGTTGTTGTAGATGAAGGTAGACAGTTTTGAAATAACTTGGCTCCTCAATGGTTAGTGTTTAGGGATATCATGTATTTCTCCTCCCTCTGCATGTATGCAAGACTTGAGCTAGTCTGTGATGCAGCAAATAAATTCTTAAAACAGCTGATATCCCACTTTCATG encodes the following:
- the LOC133743728 gene encoding malate dehydrogenase, chloroplastic, with protein sequence MAATAAAATFSVGTTCSVGRKGVSTPQSKPCALRFTTQNPLKSFSGLKATSGSFACESESSFFGKESTAAIRASYALKAQKEASVVQQPQASYKVAVLGAAGGIGQPLALLIKMSPLVSSLHLYDIANVKGVAADLSHCNTPSQVLDFTGADELAKSLKGVDVVVIPAGVPRKPGMTRDDLFNINAGIVKTLIEAVADNCPDAFIHIISNPVNSTVPIAAEVLKQKGVYNPKKLFGVSTLDVVRANTFVAQKKNLKLIDVDVPVVGGHAGITILPLLSKTKPSVSLSDEEVAELTVRIQNAGTEVVEAKAGAGSATLSMAYAAARFVESSLRALDGDSDVYECSYVDSNLTELPFFASRIKIGKEGVEALIPSDLQGLTEYEQKALEALKPELKASIEKGIAFANKQTVAA
- the LOC133743754 gene encoding geranylgeranyl diphosphate reductase, chloroplastic: MASIALKSFVGLRQSTLENPSFTSQSKPISSFPSSPRTFRVLAAKTSPKVAGRNLRVAVIGGGPAGGAAAETLAKGGVETFLIERKMDNCKPCGGAIPLCMVGEFDLPLDIIDRRVTKMKMISPSNVAVDIGQTLKPHEYIGMVRREVLDNYLRNRASENGASVINGLFLKMDSPSQGDGTSPYVLHYTEYDGKAGGVGVKKTLEVDAVIGADGANSRVAKSIDAGDYEYAIAFQERIKIPDDKMVYYENLAEMYVGDDVSPDFYGWVFPKCDHVAVGTGTVTHKGDIKKFQLATRNRAKDKILGGKILRVEAHPIPEHPRPRRLAGRVALVGDAAGYVTKCSGEGIYFAAKSGRMCAEAIVEGSENGKRMINEGDLRNYLEKWDKTYWPTYKVLDILQKVFYRSNPAREAFVEMCADEYVQKMTFDSYLYKRVVPGNPWEDLKLAVNTIGSLVRANALKQEMEKISA